The Synechococcus sp. RS9909 genomic interval CGCGTTCTGATCTTCGATACCACCCTGCGGGATGGTGAACAGTCGCCTGGCGCCAGCCTCAACCTGGAGGAGAAGCTGGCGATCGCGCAGCAGCTGGCCCGGCTCGGTGTCGACATCATCGAAGCCGGATTTCCCTTTGCCAGTGCCGGCGATTTCGAGGCGGTGCAGCGCATCGCCCAACAGGTGGGTGGTGCGCAGGGGCCGATCATCTGCGGCCTCGCCCGCGCCTCCCGTGGCGATATCAAGGCCTGTGCCGATGCGGTGGCCCCAGCCCCGCGCCGCCGCATCCACACCTTCATCGCCACCAGCGACATCCACCTCGAGCACAAGCTGCGCAAGAGCCGCAAGGAGGTGCTGGCGATTGTTCCCGAGATGGTCGCGTATGCCCGCTCCCTCGTCGACGACGTCGAGTTCTCCTGTGAGGACGCCGGCCGCAGTGATCCGGAGTTTCTCTACGAGGTGATCGAAGCGGCGATCGCGGCTGGTGCTGGCACGATCAACATTCCCGACACCGTCGGCTACACCACCCCGGCGGAATTCGGTGCCCTGATCGCCGGCATCGATCAGCACGTGCCCAACATCCAGGAGGCGGTCCTGTCGGTGCATGGCCACAACGATCTGGGCCTGGCCGTGGCCAATTTCCTTGAGGCGGTCAAGAACGGGGCCCGTCAACTCGAGTGCACCATCAATGGCATCGGCGAACGGGCCGGTAATGCGGCCCTGGAGGAGTTGGTGATGGCCCTGCATGTGCGCCGCCGCTACTTCAATCCTTTTTTGGGTCGCGACGAGGAGTCCCCGACGCCGCTCACGGCCGTTCGCACCGAGGAGATCACCAAGACCTCCCGCTTGGTGTCGAATCTCACCGGCATGGTGGTGCAACCCAACAAGGCGATCGTGGGTGCCAACGCTTTCGCCCACGAGTCGGGCATTCACCAGGACGGCGTGCTCAAGAACCGGCTGACCTATGAAATTGTTGATGCCCGCACCGTCGGCCTCAGCGATAACCGCATCTCCCTGGGCAAATTGAGTGGTCGCAGTGCCGTGCGCGCTCGCCTCGAGGAGCTGGGCTACGACCTCAGCCGCGAGGATCTCGATGAGGCCTTTGCCCGCTTCAAGGATCTGGCCGATCGCAAGCGTGAGATCACCGATCGCGATCTGGAAGCGATCGTGAGCGAGCAGGTGCAGCAGCCCGAGGCCCGCTACCAGCTCAAGCTGGTGCAGGTGAGTTGTGGCAGCAGCCTGCGGCCCACCGCCACCGTCACCCTGGCCGACGAAGAGGGGCGGGAACAGACCGCGGCCGCGATCGGCACCGGGCCGGTGGATGCGGTGTGTCGGGCGCTCAATGCTCTGGCGGAGGAGCCCAACCAGCTGGTGGAGTTCTCCGTGAAATCGGTCACCGAGGGCATCGACGCCATGGGGGAGGTCACGATCCGGTTGCGCCGCGACGGTGCGCTCTATTCCGGCCATTCCGCTGACACCGATGTGGTGGTGGCGGCGGCCCAGGCGTTCGTCAATGCCCTCAACCGCCTGGTGGCCGGTGCGTCCCGCTCCGCCATCCACCCCCAGCGCGATCATGCGGTCCTGGAGACCCGCCCGAGCCTCTGACCACCATGACCACCCGCGTGCGCTCCCGTTTCGCTCCGGTGCTGCAGCTGCTCGTGCTGATTCTGTTGGCGCTTGTGGTGCTGGTGCCCCTGCTCTGGTTGGTGAGCACTTCGCTCAAAGGTCCTTCAGAAGACATCTTCACCAGCCCACCGGCGCTCTTGCCTGCAGCACCGAGCCTTGAGGCCTACGGCCGCCTCTTCCGGGATAACCCCCTGGGGCTTTATCTGATCAACAGCACGATCGTCAGCGTGCTGGCGGTGGTGGCCAATTTGCTGTTCTGCTCCCTGGCCGCCTATCCACTGGCACGCATGCGCTTTGCAGGTCGTGGCTTGGTGTTGGCTCTGGTGGTGGCCACGATCCTGATTCCGTTTCAGGTGGTGATGATTCCGCTTTATCTGCTGATGGTGCAGCTCGGCCTGCGCAACACCCTGCTGGCCCTGGTGATTCCCCAGGCCGCCACCGCCTTCGGTCTCTACCTGTTGCGTCAGAGTTTTCTCGCCGTGCCGGTGGAGTTGGAGGAGGCGGCTCGCATCGATGGCTGCAGCAAGCTCGGCGAGTGGTGGAACGTGATGATCCCAGCGGCCCGGGCTGATCTGATCACCCTGGCGATGTTTGTGTTCATCGGCACCTGGAGTGATTTCCTCTGGCCTCTGGTGATCCTCGATGACCCCCAGCTCTACACCCTGCCCCTCGGACTGCAGCAGCTGGCGAGCAGTTTTTCGCTCGACTGGCGCATCGTCGCCGCTGGATCGGTGGTGTCGATTCTGCCGGTGCTCGTGCTGTTTGTGTTGCTGCAGCGCTACATCCTTCCCAGTGCCAGCAGCGATGCGGTGAAGGGTTAATCCTGGCTTGGCGGTTCATGGCCAGCCGGGGGTTGCGGTGGCAGCAGGAACGGCTGGCGCTCGAGCTCGGCCTGGCGTTTCGCTGTTTGCCGTTCCCGTTCTCGGGCTGCCGCCTGCTCTTTTTCAAGGGCTTGCAGCAGATCGCTGAACTGCGTGTCCAGCGCCTGTTGCCGTTGCCTCAGGGTGCCCATCTGCTCCTCCAACAGCTGACGGTTGTTCACCTGTTCCCGCTGCTCGATCGACTCGACCTGTTCCCGCAGGCGGCGCATGGCGCTGGTCTGCTGCCCCAGCGCTTGCCAGAGCACCACAAACAAGACCGTCAGCAGGGCGGTGAGGGCGACGGGGAGCAGACTCCAGCGAGATCCAGGCATGTCAGCGGAGCCTGCTTCAGTTGCAGCCCTGTACGGAGATGCGGTAGCTGAAACCGGTGGAATTGGGATCGCTGCCGGTGCCGATCTTGAAGTTGATCTGGCTCACGGTCTTGCCCTGGGGAGCGGTGAAGGGGCCGAACATGCGCCCTTTGCCGATCGGCGGCGTCATCGATTCCTGCACAATGCGCAGGTTGCTGCCGTCGGTGAATTTGAGAAAGGCCTCCACCGGATAGGTGCCACTGGCGGTGGAGTCAGCGGTGAAGAAGAGCTTGTAGCTGCGGTAGGGGCCGTTCACCGCGAAGTCGGTGTTCCAGTTGGTGCGACCGATCAGCTTCGGCTTGCCCACCCGTTTGGTCACGATGTTGCTGTTGCCGTTCCCCCCCACCGGCGGCAGGAAGGTGCAAGCTGCCTCCGCGGCGTCGGCATGGCCGACAACGACGGCCAGGGCCATCGCTGCCCCGAAACCGCTGCTCTGAACGCGCGTGCTGCGGATCATCGCTCCATTCACCAACTGCTTGCTCTCTAGCATTGCGCCGTTGGGATGGCCCATGCCCTAGACCTTGGACGTGGGTGAGGACAAACCATGGCCTTGGCGGATCTGGATCGGTTGCTCGAGCTGCGCGGCCAAGACCCGGAATTGGCGCAGACCATGGCCGAACCTTTGGCGATGGACCAGTTGATCGCCCTGGCGGCGGCCAGGGGCCTGGCGGTGACGGAGGCGGATGTGCTCGCGGCTCAGGAGCGCGCCGATGCGGCCATGGCGCCGCAACAGTTGCAGGAACGGGTCGCGCAGGAGGCCCGGCGCTTACGCCATTTCATCCAGGGGTGACCGTTGGGCCTCGCGCCAGGGCGCTTGATCCTTGGGGTGGCCTTGATGACGTGAGACGGTGTCGCTCGACACGGCAGCCTGATGCCCGTCACGCCGAATCTTGGTCGAGATTGCCAAGGCTGAGACGTGACGTTCTGGAAAGACTGGGCTCCTGCGGAGCAGGCAGTGCTGGCAACCGTTGAATGGTTCCGTGAAGACGATAACTTCACCCCGATCTGCCACCGCGATCCCGCCGATCCTGTCGATCAGGACTCGTTTCTCTCTTGGGATGACCTGATCGGTCAGAGGTGAGCCTGTCAGCACTCGCTGACCGATGGAC includes:
- a CDS encoding carbohydrate ABC transporter permease translates to MTTRVRSRFAPVLQLLVLILLALVVLVPLLWLVSTSLKGPSEDIFTSPPALLPAAPSLEAYGRLFRDNPLGLYLINSTIVSVLAVVANLLFCSLAAYPLARMRFAGRGLVLALVVATILIPFQVVMIPLYLLMVQLGLRNTLLALVIPQAATAFGLYLLRQSFLAVPVELEEAARIDGCSKLGEWWNVMIPAARADLITLAMFVFIGTWSDFLWPLVILDDPQLYTLPLGLQQLASSFSLDWRIVAAGSVVSILPVLVLFVLLQRYILPSASSDAVKG
- a CDS encoding 2-isopropylmalate synthase, which translates into the protein MAKDPGRVLIFDTTLRDGEQSPGASLNLEEKLAIAQQLARLGVDIIEAGFPFASAGDFEAVQRIAQQVGGAQGPIICGLARASRGDIKACADAVAPAPRRRIHTFIATSDIHLEHKLRKSRKEVLAIVPEMVAYARSLVDDVEFSCEDAGRSDPEFLYEVIEAAIAAGAGTINIPDTVGYTTPAEFGALIAGIDQHVPNIQEAVLSVHGHNDLGLAVANFLEAVKNGARQLECTINGIGERAGNAALEELVMALHVRRRYFNPFLGRDEESPTPLTAVRTEEITKTSRLVSNLTGMVVQPNKAIVGANAFAHESGIHQDGVLKNRLTYEIVDARTVGLSDNRISLGKLSGRSAVRARLEELGYDLSREDLDEAFARFKDLADRKREITDRDLEAIVSEQVQQPEARYQLKLVQVSCGSSLRPTATVTLADEEGREQTAAAIGTGPVDAVCRALNALAEEPNQLVEFSVKSVTEGIDAMGEVTIRLRRDGALYSGHSADTDVVVAAAQAFVNALNRLVAGASRSAIHPQRDHAVLETRPSL
- a CDS encoding Nif11-like leader peptide family natural product precursor; the protein is MALADLDRLLELRGQDPELAQTMAEPLAMDQLIALAAARGLAVTEADVLAAQERADAAMAPQQLQERVAQEARRLRHFIQG